The stretch of DNA GAGGACACGAGGCGCACAATATAATGGTACGATTTACGTGCAGTAGCCACGGCTCGATGTTGTCAAAATAATGTGCTCGTGCTTGCGTCATGCATTGTACGTACTTATTAGAAAGCAAAGCACGGATTAGATGTTGCTAATTAATTAACCTGCGTGTCCCGTGCAGCCTCTATGGCCGTACATGCGTGCATACTGATGGAGTCGTTACACGTCGCCATCGGCACCGGCCGGCCACAAATCGTCAATTAGCAGGACATGATGATCCATCCACCCCATGGAAGCATATTCAGGGTCTATTTGGCGACCGAATGCATAAGGCTACCTGTAAATTGCTCCCAAATAAGAACCTCTCTCCAACAGCTGCTTGTTCCTCCCATACATGTTTATCCATTCATCAAGATAGTTGGTCATTCCATAAAGAAATTAAAAAGTGTCTACCTGTCAGCACCGCAAACCACTAATTTTTTTTAGGAAGTCCTGCCACTAAATAATAATGGATAAGGCTCTATTTTTGGAAAGGAGACAAACGCAGCAGACTCAGAGTTCTTTTTCTGACAAAAAAAAACACAGAATAAATATGCATACTCATTTTTACTCTCCGATAAGCAAATCTTTCAAAAAACAATAAGCAAATTGGAACATATACAAACGCATTTTCACCCATTTAAATTCTAAGCATTAACAAAATTTGAAAACTACCAGCATACATATGCCATAATAAATAACCTAGCCAATTGGTTGTAATGATAACATATGCCATTGTTGGGCCCTCATCTACAACTGAAAAATGCGAGCCCAATTTGATTTCTTGGGCATCATAACCTTACACTGGGCTCCACAGGAGAGTAGCGAACATGGGCCCTCACTAGTCCAAGGAGGCGGGTGGTATGGTCGTCTTGTTGTGTAGGCCGAACCGCCTTGCGAAGAATGCGTCGCGCACCCACCCGGGCgacgccgccagcgccgcgaACAGCAGCGTCATGTGCCCGTACACGATCTCCCTCGGCGGCCGCGCGCTCATCACCCGCCGCGCCACGTGCCTCGCCAGCGCCCCCGCCTCCGTCGCCCGCCCCGCCTGCGACGCCCGCGCCCGCTCCTCGATCGCCGCCGCGAAACCCCGGTACAGCCGCCACTCCCCGCGCCCGGCCGCGGCCAGCCCCGCCGTGTTCGCGCGCCCCAGCCCGGACCGCACGGCGCCCGGGACCACCGCCACCACGTGCACCCCGAACGGCCGGAGCTCCAGCCGCAGCGCGTCCGTCGCCGCGTGCACCGCCGCCTTGGACGCGCAGTAGGGCGCCGCCCAGGGCGTCGCCGCGCGCCCCACCACGCTGCCCACGTTCACCACGCGCCCCGACCCGCGCCGCGCCATGTGCGGCGCCACCGCGCGGACCATCCGGACCTGGCCCAGGAAGTTCACGTCCATGGCGCGCCGCACCGACTCCAGCCGCAGCTCCGCCAGCGGGCCCGTGCACCCGACCCCGGCGTTGTTCACCAGCACGTCGATGCGCCCGTGGTCGGCCAGCACGCGCCGCACGGCGCTCTCGACGCTCGACTCCGAGGTCACGTCCAGCGGGAGcgtgtccgccgccgccgcgaggtCGGCGAGGTCCGGGACGCGGTCGGGGATGTCGGTGGCCACCACGCGGCAGCCCAGCGCGGAGAAGGCCAGGCAGTACTCGTACCCGATGCCGCCCTTGGCGCACCCGGTGATGAGCACcaccggctgctgctgctgctgctgctcggccTCGCAGTCGCCGGCGACTTCGCTGCTAGCACCAGCGCCATCGTTCGCCATGGGCTGCGGCATCTACATACATGCATTCAGGTAGCGTCGAATGGAGCGTTCAGATAgattgatatatatatatacgcgCGAACGATCGACCGAGAGACGATTGGTTCATTGTTTATGCATGTTGTTGTGTTTGGGATGTCCGTCAGGAGGATTCAGACGGGGAATATGCAAGAGGGATATGCGATCGCTCTTGGCGCCTTTTCCTTGGAGGCCTGGATACTCAATTAGTTTTACCGATAAGCACTACAGATTGGTGATCGTGCTGATGGCGTCGTCTTCTTGGGGGATCCGGCCGGTGTTCCTGCATGCTGGtcatcttttcttcttcttattGCTCCGGTGATCTTCCGCGCCGGCTGTCGGCACCCTGCAGCTACTTGGATGCATGCTATTGCTACTTGTTGAAGCGCACCGTTGGACGGATCACAGCCTCGCTCACAGGTGCTTTAAGCAATCATAGTGTTTGAGCTGGTGATCTATCCTGCAGGACGCTAGCTGCATCCGTCCAAGATTGGTCATGACCACATGATATGCAGAAGTGGTTTCATTCTGCCACTGTTGCTCGGTCGGACGGATCAGTCCCAAAAATCAGTGGCCAAGCAGAAGCCAGAAATGGGCTAGCACTGTTTCTTGATGTGCAGGCAGCTGAATCATTCAGGACTAGCACAACGACAGACAGAGAATGATGCTAGATCAGACCTGGATAGAGAGAAACAGAGCCTACGCACAAGTCTTGCCATCGTTTCAGTCACTTTCTGATAAAACCTACCTGTACAAACCTCTAGAAATAGGAAACTAGCACGGAAGCTTCACTCATTGTTTATTGGATTGTTTGCCCGTTCATTTTGCTGAACAAGTCCAGTCAACACATTCCAGCAGTACAGTTTGATCTTCAAATACCACATGTGCTGTTGCATCAAAAAAGAAATACCACATGTAGTATTATCGAACGGTACCAGTGGCTCGTCAGAGGCTAGAATTTGCAAGACAGTAGCTCATTTCACCACGTCATTTGGAATAGTCATGTATGATGACTAGTTTATTAAGACAAACTCTGTGGAATTCCATCACAACAAGACATCCCTATCCTATATATCATATCATGGTCAGATTATTCAAGTCCGTAGCATTCAAATTTATGGCGGCTAAATTCCTCCTCGGTAGCATTGTTTTTCTTTTTACATGTTTATCGTACTCCAAATTGCTAAACAGTTGTAGGTAGGAATGTTCAATTTGTAATCAGGTTTCAGGTGTAGCGATTTTAATTCGTATCCGCAGCCCTGCCCAATAGCTGACGAGCCTTTTGGATCGACGATGCCACTAGCGGTCAACGTAGCCGGTTTGGCATATCTTAGTGTCCTATCACAGTAGTACATGAGAAGGATTTCCCAACTCCTTGATAGCGCTACCATCCGGGGCTGCTGCATCAGTGAATGAATCTCTGCTAATATTTAGGTGTATCTGTTCCTAAAACAAACTAAACTCTGTAAGGATGAAAAAGAAAACTTGCATCTTTCGTTTCTTTAAAAGATAATTTCAGATCGGCTGAAAGAACTGAAATTCCAGATGCAAAATAGCATCTCTCCTATTCAACACTCGACCACCAACATCTAGCAACCTACCACCTTATGTAAAGTTTAATCAGAATGTAAAATCCAACCCAGCTAGCGTGGCGATATGTATCTTCAATCTTCTCGTTCAGATACAGTCTGTAAATGTGCGAACAGTGCTGCTGGATCTTGAAGTCCGCATGACAGTAACTGGTAGGTAACTAACGAGTTGGCATTCTAGATGCTCTGTTTCATAGGTTTGCCAGGCATATCCCCGCCGCAAGAGAATTACGTTTTTAACATTCATTCCCTCTCTGTGGTCTCACTCAAATCTGTATTTGTCGATTTGCGTGCGTAGAAAGTCTTGGCTTGTGCTTTGACTCTTGCATTGTTACCTTGTGTTCTCATTCATATGATGTATATATAGCCTTGCATTTGCTCCTATCCAAGTCAGTATTCAGTAAGATAAAGTCAGAATTTTGGGAACTAGTCTTTTACTTTCCTAGGGTTGTTGTTGTGTGGATGGTCACATGTTTATTATGCCGAACAGCATTCTTTTATCAGGAATACAAACACAAAGTCCTGCCGCCAGTatgttcttctccacaatctGCATATATAGTTTGTTGCAATCCCAGAGCCCAAAAGCTATAAGAAGGAGATACAAATGGGCATTATTATTGTTAttaagaaaaggaggagagaaTGGTCAAGCCATCACTGTTGAAGGCCATCCACCCTAACAAACTTGCAATTCCCTGCACTTAATCCCCACCATTACCAATTCCTTGCCctcttgtatttctttttttCAATTCTAGCTACTCTCTCTTGTAcactattattattattataccGTAGTATGCGTCTccatgcatgaatgagatgaCCATTAGCCTAGCATGTTCTATAAAGAGAGGTATTAGTACTACTAATTGACTCCTAACCCGTAACCGCTCGAGGATAAACACCATTTGCTCACACGTTTGTCGTGCAGGGAGAACGCAGACGACGCCTGCCTGCATCCGCATGACCACCACCGCTAAATGCTACTGCTAACCTCCCCTACTTCTTCTTCAACGCCAACCACCGTCtcttcttctccttcctcttcttcttcgactcacgCCAAGAGACACACGCCCACACACAAATCCATATCAATAGGACGTTAGCAGGTTGATTAGTCTCGGCCAGTGTCTTTGCGTGCGCGCGAAGGAGCGAGCGACAAGTCGGAGCTCGACCGATCGATCGGCATGGgccaggaggaggaggccgtgcTCATGCCGGCGGCCGCCGTGGTCTTCTCGTGGGAGCCAGTGGTAGTCAAGGCGGCGGGAGCCCGCCGCGACGTGCCGCCGGGGAGCCCGAAGAAGGCGCCGCAGCCACCGGCGCGGCGTCtctccgtgccgccgccgccgggcagggcaacggcggcgaggagcctGTCGTCCAGGGGGCGCGCCGTCCGGCCGGAGGACGACCCGTTCCTGGCCGCGTACCTGGCGTGCACCAAGAGCAGCGGCAGGAGAGGCGGGAaggacgccggcggcgcggcgagggagGAGGCCAAGGGCCGGAGGCGGTTCACGTGGGCCGGCCTCGGGCTCTCCTGCAAGAGCTCCGCCGGGGCCGTGGAGCAGAGCATGGTCAAGGTGGCCAAACGGCCGGAGCTGCATCCGATCGACTAGAGATGCTTAAGCTTGATCCACCGGCCAGTTCGTCGTCTCTTCTCGTAGTCTTCTCTTGATATCTTTTTTAAGGTTATGTGTGAAGCTTGAATTAGCAAGGTTCGTTTTCTTTTATGTATGGTGAGGGAAGAACCATCTGTGAAAAGATACATACTTGCAATCTCTCATCTTCCTCTTAGTTTCAGACTTTCAGTCTTTCAGAATATGTGAGTTCATCATGTCCGTTATGTGAAAAACTGTCTTTTtcccttcttttttttcttttgtcacGGATGGATTACCATGGAATATCTTTTGACAGCGAATGCATCCGTTTGTGCTTGACTGAGTGCCAACTTGATTGAGACAGAGTTTGACTCAGACTTTTATCCGTTGATCGATGCTCGAGCAGCAGCTGACCATTTTCCCGAACACTTACTTGCATATTCGTCCTCCAAATTATCTATTTATTCAGCTCTCCTTTCAATGCCTTATTCCTAGTCAGTGAGTCAGAACTGATGCGGATGATTCAACAAGTGCCGGCTGGTGCTTCAGAATTCTGACGTTGCTACACTTCTGAGAAAGGCCTTGAAAATTCTGAGCTGATGGTTGAATTCTCTGAAAGTCTTCCTTGTCCACAATGTGCTACTGGACTCTCTTGTAGTGTCTCTAAAATAACCGAACAATCCGGTGATTTCGGAACTGACAAGGCATGATGAAAGACAATGGTAGTAACATTCTTTTCCTCTGAACGGTTCAACGGGGCCAAGACAATGAAAGAATAATGCCACACAAGACACAAACTTTGGATTGCAAGCCACTCCAAACAATGTCCCTTACTCGAAAGAAACTGCACACGTCATTCAGAGAAAAAGAGTGTGAGGGAAGAGCAATGACAGACATTTGTGCTCCTTTTGTTTCCCTGCCAGGGAGGTTTCAGGTAGGAGTAGTTGTACCAGATTTGGAAACCTTGTTATCTTGGGAAATACAGGACGTCCATCCATACAAAGTAGGGTGACCGGTTAATTTGGCATGCGATACAGGAAAAGGACTGCATACTTGCTTTGCGGTGCCATGTTTCTTCTCCTCCATTGTCTGGAACACTGGAGCTTGCAAATCAAGAACACGGGTAGTGGTTGCTCGGGCCCTGCTGTGCCCACAATTGGGTGCTGGAGTGGCCCAATACATGATCAGCCCATCCTCCGATCCATCAGTTTCAGACTCTCAGCTCATTCCTGGTAGTTGTATCTGATACTTTCTTTTCTGCTTCTCTGATAGAAAAGAAAGTCCCGTTGCTCGCCAAATATCTGCATCCTCATCAAACTTTTGAGTGCCTGATCGAGGACCGCATAGATCATCTGCTCCTGTATGCATCCAGCTGCTACGAATCTGCTATAGATGCTGCTCTAGATGAATCCGCTGGACCACTTCCTCTCCATTACGGCAACGTATCAGGTGCAAACCAGGGTACCCGTGCAAAtccgtgcaaaccaactaacaaaagtcgcaaaaaattctcgaaaaaattatatatatacttcaTAGCCTTCCTTAACactgtataaaatttcaagttcaaattcatcatatgttaagagatacaaaaaagagaaagttttaagagttttctcttttatttatctctcagaattttctctttttagtatctcttaacatatgatgaatttgaacttgaaattttatacagtGGTAGAGTAGGCTATGaagtatatacataattttttcgagaattttttgcgacttttattagttggtttgcacgggTTTACACGGGTACCCTGGTTTGCACCTGATATGTTGCCTTTAGTATATGGAGAGATGAGATGGAAACAAAGGCAAGATGAAAATTGTAAAGTGGTCGAGATACTGCAAAAATCATACTCGTTTTGGTTATATGAAACCTTGCAAATAGCTAGGATAAACCACATGAGGGCAGGCTACCATAGGTCCATTGACCATAAAAAAAACATTTTGCTTTTGCTTCGCCAGCTTCCATGCAAGTACGACAACACATCTGCGAGGAACTTTGACAACACATCTGGGAGCAAATTGGTGGTGTCACAATGACATTGTGTTTGGAAAAAAAATATGTTTCGTTATCTAGGCTATCCATGGAGGAACCTAATTGCTATGATTTTGGTTGTTACTACAGTGTGAGGATGCAAGGGAGTCCATCCGCTCAATTTGCTTGAGAATGGAGGTCACTGCAATGGACCTATTTTTCAAAAACGGATGGAGACTAATAATAGACTTTGTTTCCTTTAATTTTCATTCATCAATTTGTAGTTCCCGTTCTGATCAGTTATTTAACTGATATAAACATTGTAATAAACCCCAAACCAGGTTACGTGCTTAGGAGACAATTTCTTTTTCTTAAAAGACTCAAGCCAACTGGTAGCAGCAAAGTGCAAAAACACCCAGGATTCAGGAATAGAGCATTCTGAAACCTCTTTTCTGAAAAGATACAACAGCTAAAAAGCTGTGTCCTTTTGCTTTCTGCACTACCAGAATCCATTAATTTATCACAAGAAGCAACACTATCTGGATAGAAGAAGTGCCTGCCAGTCCGATGGCTTCACCtggcctttttttttttttgctccaTGTCCACTTGACCAAAATTTCCAGTTGTAGAGAGACGGCTAACTGTAAATTTTGAAATGGTAAGGAATGGAGTGGTAAAACCATCAAACTAAACCTTGCTACGATTTATATTTTCCGTGTACTACTGAGATACTGAGAAGAGAATCCATCACGGGACAACAAGAAGTTGTGCCCAATTTTCCAATTTACGGCAGGAAATCATGGCAAAAGTCAGAATTCACGCTGGCAGATCATGTCACGCACGGCCTCCCACCTGACCTCCTCGAAGATCATGGCCTCGATGCTCTGCCCCACCCGCCGGGCCtcgtcgtcgccggcgaccCGGCTCCATTCCCGCGCTGACTCGGCCACGTCGAGCGCCACCAGGCTCGGGATCCGGGAGATGTCCGCCGCGATCCTCTCCCAACCGGAGACGGTGGCCCGCTCCATCTCCTCCAAAGCGGAATAGTCGCTCCTCAGCAACCTCTTGTTGTTGCCCTCCACTTCCGCCTCCATTGCGCGAATCTTGCCGCTAGTGACGAAGAAGGTGGGGcatggggcggcggcgccggggaggaggtcgTGGTCGGGTGGCGGCGAGCTCGCCGAGGTCGACGGcttgtcgtcgtcgtcctcatcCCCTGTGTATCAATCAATGAAGAAACAGAGTGGGGTTACGAAGGAGACCGGGGATGGTGCCAACTGGCAAGAAAATGCAGTGTTGCTGTGGCGAATTAGGAGGGGAAACTAATGGAAAAAAGATTCATTTTTTATTTGGTTGATGGTGAAGAATCAGTGCGCTTACAATGGCTAAGCACGGGCGATTCCTCGTCGGAGTGCAGCTCCAGCACGGACGCCGGGCTGAGCTGCCTCCCGCCGTCCAgggcatcgccgccgccgtcgagctcgcTGGCGACGTCGCAGCGGTCGCCGATGTCTCCGGCGCCCGGCAGGCGGCGGAACCTATGGCGCGCGCCGCACGCGACGCAGCCGGCGAGGTCCCCCAACGTAGCGGCAGAGCCTTCCTCGCGGGCTTGTAGCCACCGCACAGCAAAGTGCCACCGCCGTCATCGCTGACGACGTTGACTTTTCGCCGCTTCGTGAGGGCGCACAGGtcgcgcaggcggcggccgcaggcgtCGACGGGCGAGCGGCGCTGCGGCGCCTCGAGGAAGGGCTCCTGCTGCTCCCGGAGCAGGTCCGAgagccgcctggcgccgttgcagGCGGAGGCCGCCATTGATTGGTTGTGGAAGGAAGGCTGGTGCCGCCTTGTTGGCTTGTTGCAAGTGCAATTGGTGTGTAGGGTGTAGCTAGTGAACGATGATGGCACTCACTAGTACTAGGCAGCTGCAGGATCCGACGATACAGAGATGATTATGAATAATGATGATGGTGCTCCCTCTCATGGTCATGGAGATGAGTCAAGTCATGGAGGAGTAGTCTGTCAGAGAGTCCATGAACTGAACTGAAACAAAGTGCAAGGTGTCGTCACCTCTGGATGGCGACTGGTGCGCACAAAAAAAGTCGGCATGTCTTGTTCTCCTTCCACCCTAGGTAGTAGCTACAACTACAACACGTAAAGCCAAAGGGTCTCTTTTCTTTACGTGATATAGGTCTCTGTAGCCTACAACTACATTGCACTGTGTATGTAGGTGTGAAGCTTAACTGACTAAATTAAATTAACAAGGCaatccccctccctccctcctagGTAGGTAGTAGTTGCCGAGAACGATGATGGTTGACTCATGTGGCGGCGCCATttgcagcagtagcagcaggcCAGCAGCAAAGGAAAAGCAAAAACA from Panicum hallii strain FIL2 chromosome 3, PHallii_v3.1, whole genome shotgun sequence encodes:
- the LOC112887569 gene encoding NADPH-dependent 1-acyldihydroxyacetone phosphate reductase-like; translated protein: MPQPMANDGAGASSEVAGDCEAEQQQQQQPVVLITGCAKGGIGYEYCLAFSALGCRVVATDIPDRVPDLADLAAAADTLPLDVTSESSVESAVRRVLADHGRIDVLVNNAGVGCTGPLAELRLESVRRAMDVNFLGQVRMVRAVAPHMARRGSGRVVNVGSVVGRAATPWAAPYCASKAAVHAATDALRLELRPFGVHVVAVVPGAVRSGLGRANTAGLAAAGRGEWRLYRGFAAAIEERARASQAGRATEAGALARHVARRVMSARPPREIVYGHMTLLFAALAASPGWVRDAFFARRFGLHNKTTIPPASLD
- the LOC112886762 gene encoding uncharacterized protein LOC112886762, with the protein product MGQEEEAVLMPAAAVVFSWEPVVVKAAGARRDVPPGSPKKAPQPPARRLSVPPPPGRATAARSLSSRGRAVRPEDDPFLAAYLACTKSSGRRGGKDAGGAAREEAKGRRRFTWAGLGLSCKSSAGAVEQSMVKVAKRPELHPID